cacagacgtcttctaactgtcacagtacttacaggtaactccagactgtctttgatcatcctggaggtgatcattggctgagcctttgccattctggttattcttctatccattttgatggttgtcttccgttttcttccacgtctctctggttttgctctccattttaaggcattggagatcattttagctgaacagcctatcattttttgcacctctttataggttttcccctctctaatcaactttttaatcaaagtacgctgttcttctgaacaatgtcttgaacgacccattttcctcagctttcaaatgcatgttcaacaagtgttggcttcatccttaaataggggccacctgattcacacctgtttcttcacaaaattgatgacctcagtgattgaatgccacactgctatttttttgaacacacccctttcaactaattcaactaattgcccaattgcacagctttaagagcgtgcatatcatgaatgctgggtctcatttgttttctgagaatctactgaacctactggtaacttgtttgccacgtagcaataaaaaaatatacgaaaaaccttgattattctggttagtcacattgtactgctattattttgaacaatactgtacatacatcaAGCTGTATCACACACCAGCACACTGGGGGAGAACAGTGCCTCCTGGTGTCTGCACTGTGTACCTACATATATAAGGTATCCGATTCATGTATTTGTGCATGCTACCATTATCCTAAAGAGGATATCCATTagatctgaaaaaagaaaaaaaaaaaaatcatggaattGACAGAAAAGTGAGTTTATTTAATATCTACtaatttcagttaaaaataaacaataaacaacatgACAGGACATTTACATTCTAAACTGTGAAGATATTGTGTAAATTGTCTGTGATGTAAATTGTCTGAGTTTGCAAATCTACATCAGTCCTGTCAAGTCCTAGCCAACAGAAAGAACAATTTCATGAATGCATTTGCACAAAATGTGAGCACAAAGATGATATTTTGGATGCTTTTCAATGAAACCAAGTTGTTTAAATCTGAATTTGGTTTTATTGAGAACACATAGTCTTGGGTTGTGCTctgattgctttttttatttctgtgtttacaTGGCATTGCATGCAtgatactgtttaaaagtttggggttggtaagatttttaagatttttgaaACTCTCTCAAGACTCTCTTTGtttgtacaaaaatacagtaatattttgaaatattattacaatttaaaataatagttttatctgttttctaaatgtaatttgtttcctgtgatggcaaagctgtttattttttttcatgttgaaaacatttatgctgcttaatatttttgtggaatgcaAAATCTTTTTCAGGGTTCTTTCATTATTTGTCAGTTTCCTTactgataaatatataatttgacatttattatattgtgtatatgtgtgtcgGATTAACCCTTCTTCTCTGCAGCTGCAGATTTGAGCTGCTTCATGACAGCGTGGAGTCTGACATCTTTGTCATGGACATACCTGTGCGGATCTGCACTCTGTTGGACTACAGCCAGGGTCAGCTCTTCTTCTTTAATGCTCAGAACGGGCAGCTCTTGGGCACTTTTCGGCATGCCTTCACTCGGTCCTGCCACCCTGTGGTTGTCCTGGAGTATCTGGGGAGTCTAGAACTAAAAATGACCACGGAGGTGCCAGAGTTTGTTAAGCACTGCTAGTTTACTCCATTGAAGCCTCAAAGCTCTGGGCTTGCTTGTGCCACAGAAAATGAATCAAGTGATTCTTACTTAATAGtaatcaaatgaaacaatacTGTGCTGAAGAATTGCTCAGTTCTAAGAAATGGTGTGACTGAAGAGATTATGAGGAACATAGTCAGGGTGACTAAAGGCAGTTTGCTGAAGGTAATGACCAGTAATGTGCAGGCATGTCCaaaggaaaacaaagccaaaacccagACATTTTAGACAGTTTCAAAATCCCAGCAAGGACATTTCCAGGAAAAAGGACATTTGGTCACCCTAATTTACTTTTGTGAAAGGAAGGATTGTTTTTGAAGCTGTGCTTTTAAATCCCTCCAGAGCTGTTGCGCTgtttttgtatactgtatatgaaacAGAAAGTGCATGCAACCGGTGTTGTTATTTCTCATACAGTATTTGATCACATGATGTGCagacattcatattttattttagagacTACAGGTTTCCAGGTTGTttgaataaaatgaatagatgttgGCATTGCTACTAACATGCTTTCATTGCTGAAGTCTCCCTCGGCGGAGTTACGTGTTTTAAGATGATGGACAAGGCATCACAAATAAgtgatgaaaatatttatttttctgtggtttactgtatttatatttgGGTGAGTAAAGAGATTTCAGTTTTCACTTCCAATGGATCATCACAGTAtcatgtgtatattatatatatatatgctgctcTTGAAAGCCTCACTGTGTGACAGTCAAAATCAGTTAAAATCACTTGCataagagaaaacattttaattcaatctATAGTCTAATGGACACAGTGCATGGAAACgaataaaaatgttaacaaagcaaagagtactttttgtagaaaccataatacatttttaggagtctttgatgaataataaacaaggtttatttgtaacaatgtatgtaatatatatatgtgtgtgtgtgtgtggtggtaaAGACCAAATAGCCAGCACAACAAAGGGGAAAAACATCTCCTGTCCTTTCCATTTTGTTGAGGGAATGTGAATATTTGGGGAGTGTTGAGTTGTAATAGCTTCCATGTGACATTCAAGCAGCAGCCCCACAGCTGTCTCTCTCTTACTGGCACATTTAAAGGATGAATGAACGGAAAGTTTTGCAATATGTTAGTATTGTTCATTCAAAGAGCATAAATAAGTTCTTAAGGTCTGTAACAATTTAGCTACAGTACTttccactataaaaaaaaaggtagtgGGTTTTGCATTTGGTGTAAACAACTAAATGTGCCAGTTTAATAAATTGAACGTTAACCTGTTTTCTTCCCCATTTTtcggagaaaaaaatatatttcaaagaaCTTCACTTCACtgcatatatttacacatattcgAACATATACAatgatatattttgaaatatacaaTTTCTTAATAACACAATGAATAACCGATTAAATAAAAAACACGGTCAGATGTGATGGCATGGCACAGCACTAGACTTTTAAGGCATTCCTTTCATGTATAAAACCTC
The sequence above is drawn from the Carassius auratus strain Wakin chromosome 5, ASM336829v1, whole genome shotgun sequence genome and encodes:
- the LOC113080450 gene encoding cardiomyopathy-associated protein 5-like, which codes for MSSIIDCRFELLHDSVESDIFVMDIPVRICTLLDYSQGQLFFFNAQNGQLLGTFRHAFTRSCHPVVVLEYLGSLELKMTTEVPEFVKHC